A genome region from Cucumis sativus cultivar 9930 chromosome 4, Cucumber_9930_V3, whole genome shotgun sequence includes the following:
- the LOC101208803 gene encoding pentatricopeptide repeat-containing protein At3g49740: MKKLQHAMNSLKTIAESASQDLLEYNRLLAELKRSSRYIDSLQLFTQIHSSHCFNIKPDHYNLSTTLAVCANFRDIAFGSQLHGYAIRSGLKFYPHVANTVLSLYAKIEDFVSLKRGFQEIEKPDVYSWTTLLSACTKMGHIEYASEMFDIMPKGNVACWNAMITGSAESGLDWVAMNTFYEMHKMGVKPDNYSFACILSLCTKEIEDLGRQVHSSVIKAGYLRKTSVVNALITMYFSIENLEDAYEVFEGTESEVRDQITYNVMIDGLVCVRRNEEALIMFKDMKRACLSPTELTFVSIMSSCSIIQVAQQVHSQAIKLGFESFTLVGNSTITMYTSCGEFQAANAVFQMLIEKDLISWNAIISSYVQGNFGKSAVLAFLQMQRTGIGPDEFTFGSLLGVSEFIEIVEMVHAYVYKNGLILIIEILNALVSAYAKCRKVKQSLQVFSEINSKNIISWNTVIYGFLLNGLPLQALEHFSKLIMSKLKPSTFTLSIVLSICANISTLDIGKQIHGYILRSGNSSETSLCNGLITMYSKCGLLGWSLRTFNVMIERDIVSWNSIISAYAQHGQGKEAVDCFKAMQDMPSIMPDQATFTTILSACSHAGLVEEACQILDIMLIDYRAVPSVDQLSCIVDLIGRSGYIDQAESVIESAQYGEHTHVWWALFSACAAHENLRLGRIVARILLEKERDNPSVYVVLSNIYASAGCWEEAANVRELIKKTGSMKQPGCSWIR, translated from the coding sequence ATGAAGAAGCTCCAACATGCTATGAAtagtttgaaaacaattgCTGAAAGTGCTTCCCAAGACCTCCTTGAATACAATCGCTTGCTTGCTGAGCTCAAGCGTTCAAGTCGCTACATTGACTCTTTACAACTCTTCACTCAAATCCATTCATCACATTGCTTCAATATCAAGCCTGACCACTACAATCTCTCCACTACACTTGCTGTTTGTGCCAACTTTCGTGATATTGCTTTCGGGTCTCAACTCCATGGTTATGCAATTCGATCTGGGCTCAAATTCTACCCTCATGTTGCAAACACTGTTCTTTCACTTTATGCCAAAATAGAGGATTTTGTGTCTTTGAAAAGGGGATTCCAAGAGATTGAGAAACCAGATGTTTATTCTTGGACTACGCTGTTGTCAGCTTGTACGAAAATGGGTCATATCGAATATGCATCTGAGATGTTTGATATAATGCCAAAAGGTAATGTTGCGTGTTGGAATGCTATGATAACTGGGAGTGCAGAAAGTGGACTTGATTGGGTTGCCATGAACACCTTTTATGAAATGCACAAAATGGGTGTTAAGCCTGATAATTACTCTTTTGCTTGTATCTTGAGTTTGTGTACCAAGGAAATTGAAGATTTGGGAAGACAGGTGCATTCTTCGGTGATTAAAGCTGGATATCTTAGAAAAACTTCTGTGGTTAATGCTTTGATTACTATGTATTTTAGTATTGAGAACCTTGAGGATGCCTATGAGGTTTTTGAGGGAACTGAATCTGAGGTTCGTGATCAGATTACTTATAATGTAATGATAGATGGTTTGGTCTGTGTAAGAAGGAATGAAGAGGCCTTGATTATGTTCAAGGATATGAAAAGGGCATGTCTAAGTCCTACTGAGCTCACCTTTGTGAGCATTATGAGCTCATGTTCAATTATACAGGTTGCCCAACAAGTACACTCCCAAGCCATTAAGCTAGGGTTTGAATCTTTTACTTTAGTAGGTAATTCGACCATAACCATGTACACTTCTTGTGGGGAGTTTCAAGCAGCAAATGCAGTTTTCCAGATGCTAATAGAGAAAGATCTCATCTCATGGAATGCCATAATCTCGAGCTATGTCCAAGGAAATTTTGGCAAATCAGCTGTTCTTGCTTTTCTACAAATGCAGAGGACTGGAATTGGGCCAGATGAGTTCACCTTTGGAAGCTTATTAGGAGTTTCAGAGTTCATTGAGATAGTGGAAATGGTTCATGCctatgtatataaaaatgGGTTGATCCtcattattgaaattttaaatgcaTTAGTTTCTGCATACGCGAAGTGTAGGAAGGTAAAACAGTCTCTTCAAGTATTTAGTGAAatcaattcaaaaaatataatctCTTGGAACACCGTCATTTATGGATTTCTGTTAAATGGGCTTCCATTGCAAGCATTGGAGCATTTTTCTAAGCTCATAATGTCAAAGCTCAAGCCAAGCACATTTACACTCAGCATTGTCCTGAGCATTTGTGCAAATATTTCAACCTTGGACATTGGGAAACAGATTCATGGGTACATTCTCAGATCGGGAAACTCTTCTGAAACTTCCCTATGCAATGGCCTTATTACAATGTATTCTAAATGTGGGCTGTTAGGTTGGTCTTTGAGAACTTTTAATGTCATGATTGAAAGGGATATTGTATCATGGAATTCTATAATATCTGCTTATGCGCAACATGGGCAGGGGAAGGAAGCTGTTGATTGTTTCAAGGCTATGCAAGACATGCCCTCAATTATGCCTGATCAGGCCACATTTACCACTATTCTTTCAGCTTGCAGCCATGCTGGATTAGTTGAGGAAGCCTGTCAGATTTTGGATATAATGTTGATAGATTATCGTGCTGTCCCTAGTGTGGATCAGTTGTCTTGCATTGTCGACCTTATAGGTCGTTCAGGGTATATTGACCAGGCTGAAAGTGTAATCGAAAGTGCACAATATGGGGAGCATACACACGTTTGGTGGGCGTTGTTTAGTGCCTGTGCAGCTCATGAAAACTTAAGGTTGGGAAGAATTGTTGCGAGAATCCTTCTAGAGAAAGAACGTGATAATCCATCTGTGTATGTGGttttgtcaaatatatatGCTAGTGCTGGGTGTTGGGAAGAAGCAGCCAATGTGAGGGAATTGATTAAGAAAACTGGTTCAATGAAACAACCAGGCTGCAGTTGGATCAGGTAA